The following are from one region of the Nicotiana tomentosiformis chromosome 7, ASM39032v3, whole genome shotgun sequence genome:
- the LOC138896510 gene encoding uncharacterized protein: MASQSFTPLSSDVSLPFPTTTVATTQSISDISSSDSIPPLSPLQYFFPLHSVAPSIRLDSSIGQIGLPSFPSIGQIGLGREYDTLVGIITHYSGQLSLEELRTKLLLHEQRLQRLKELDLVVSHQAFAAQNVSPNSSFVSGNQSISQGGRGRGRSYSSRGRGRGGRGRGFFGGRGQSKQVSSPNNFSRNGFHGQSSSGIGSNSHVSYHSQSTSSTSPSAEVLGAHPSSTICQICGSPGHSALQCTNRFNHAFVANDLPKSFATMSFGETNDATWYFDSAASAHMTPSEGLFERKSRG; encoded by the exons ATGGCTTCCCAGTCGTTTACTCCCCTTTCTTCAGATGTCTCGCTTCCTTTTCCTACAACAACTGTTGCAACTACCCAATCAATATCGGATATTTCGTCATCTGATTCAATTCCCCCTTTGTCTCCATTACAATACTTTTTCCCCCTTCACTCTGTTGCTCCTAGTATTCGACTAGATTCATCTATAGGACAGATTGGTCTGCCTTCTTTCCCATCTATAGGACAGATTGGGTTGGGAAGAGAGTATGACACACTAGTTGGCATCATTACACATTATTCAGGCCAACTATCTCTTGAAGAACTTCGTACCAAACTCTTGCTTCATGAGCAACGGTTGCAACGCCTCAAAGAACTAGACCTTGTTGTCTCCCATCAAGCCTTTGCTGCCCAGAATGTATCTCCTAACTCCTCTTTTGTCTCTGGTAATCAATCAATATCTCAAGGGGGTCGTGGCAGAGGTCGGTCTTACTCATCTAGAGGAAGGGGTCGTGGAGGAAGAGGTCGAGGCTTCTTTGGTGGTCGCGGTCAATCAAAACAAGTTTCTTCACCTAATAATTTTTCACGCAACGGTTTTCATGGACAGTCTTCATCAGGTATTGGTAGTAATTCCCATGTTTCCTATCATTCACAATCTACTAGTTCAACATCACCATCTGCAGAAGTCTTAGGAGCACATCCTTCTTCTACCATTTGTCAAATTTGTGGGTCTCCCGGTCACTCTGCATTACAGTGTACCAATCGATTTAATCATGCTTTTGTTGCTAATGATCTTCCTAAGTCTTTTGCTACTATGTCATTTGGTGAAACAAATGATGCTACTTGGTACTTTGACTCTGCTGCGTCCGCTCATATGACCCCATCTGAAG gcttgtttgaaaggaaaagccgtggttga
- the LOC138895698 gene encoding uncharacterized protein, whose translation MARGIDEHSDVMAFVVQGTPPIETAPVPTPTEGATVPPTGIPVPAPSLASDSGVSDIDIRGAIQMLTQLVASQAQRSSFGPTSSSHPGESASSRVNKFLQLDPLVFTGTNPEEDPQDFIDDMHKTLWVMHAIETEGVELASYRLKGVAYSWFELWEEPRGEGSPPARWGKANVVADALSRKCMGSLAHLEAYQRPLAKEVH comes from the exons ATGGCTCGAGGGATAGATGAACATAGCGATGTTATGGCTTTTGTTGTACAAGGGACACCCCCTATAGAG accgcacctgtccctacacctacagaaGGTGCGACAGTTCCTCCAACTGGTATTCCAGTTCCAGCTCCATCtctagcttccgattctggtgtatctgatattgatattaggggagccatacaaatgttgacacagttagtggcttctcaggcccaaagatcgagttttgggcctacttcttccagtcatccaggAGAATctgctagttctagggtgaacaagtttcttcaattagatcctctagtgtttacaggtactaatcccgaggaggacccccaggacttcattgatgatatgCACAAAACTCTCTGGGTTATGCATGCTATAGAGACAGAGGGAgtagaattggcctcctaccgcctgaaaggggtggcctactcttggtttgagttgtgggaggaaccCCGTggggagggaagccctccggcaaggtggg ggaaggctaatgttgtggcggatgctcttagcagAAAAtgtatgggtagcttagcacacttggaggcatatcaaaggccattggcaaaagaagttcactga